In one Synergistaceae bacterium genomic region, the following are encoded:
- a CDS encoding TolC family protein, which produces MIKFFVSFAVTLLFWGYEAAAAESVSLGRYLEMVRDRNPALRSGARSLEAGYYGVLASVSYQRPSLEGMVSGSYLTGSRNAQSDLREKNVAAGNAAFRLTHRIDLSGAWSLDERQQILFYEIQRAGFDEDVNDLMAAAEECWWSAVLARENIALQEDVLRQRRENNRVTEEKYKQQLVPRLDLIRSEAQVVEAESLVSDASAQYSNLLARLAALTGGTEVVPPEEPLLLPAFSVTATPEKMLSSSPEVRAARLALDRSRVVRQLKAKGLSPTLNAAITWMPFSDPWNSSSPQKGEMSATLSLNFPILDGGQTRYEVLNADRLVQAAEEWLRSVENSAKMDFAIAGNDWNRAMALEKAKKRQVERSDEEVRITKLMYGEGMGAQLDLINAQTENQRIRTDYLSAVRDMYVALVNLRKVAGDYAPDEEGAWKDAVIRYGRGRNVSDENVLGGTNEKRTGRAGEAKNKNR; this is translated from the coding sequence ATGATAAAATTTTTTGTCTCCTTCGCGGTGACTCTGCTGTTTTGGGGGTATGAAGCTGCGGCGGCGGAGAGCGTCAGTCTCGGTCGGTATCTGGAAATGGTGAGGGATCGGAATCCCGCGCTGCGGTCCGGGGCTCGATCCCTGGAGGCGGGGTATTACGGTGTACTGGCGTCTGTCTCTTACCAGAGGCCCTCTTTGGAGGGGATGGTGTCGGGTTCTTACCTGACGGGGAGCAGGAACGCCCAGTCGGACCTCCGGGAAAAGAACGTCGCCGCCGGAAACGCGGCTTTCAGGCTGACGCACCGCATCGACCTCAGCGGCGCCTGGTCGCTGGATGAACGGCAGCAGATTCTTTTTTACGAGATCCAGAGGGCCGGCTTCGACGAGGACGTCAACGATCTTATGGCTGCGGCGGAGGAATGCTGGTGGTCGGCGGTGCTGGCGAGAGAAAACATCGCGCTTCAGGAGGATGTTCTGCGTCAGCGCCGGGAAAATAACCGGGTCACCGAAGAAAAATATAAACAGCAGCTCGTTCCCCGTCTGGACCTCATCCGCTCGGAGGCGCAGGTCGTGGAGGCCGAAAGCCTCGTCTCCGACGCCAGTGCGCAGTACAGCAACCTGTTGGCGCGGCTGGCGGCATTGACGGGAGGCACGGAGGTCGTCCCCCCGGAGGAGCCTCTTCTCCTTCCGGCCTTTAGTGTCACCGCCACACCGGAGAAGATGCTTTCCTCCAGTCCGGAAGTTCGCGCCGCCCGTCTCGCTCTCGACAGGAGCAGGGTCGTCAGGCAGCTGAAGGCGAAAGGCCTGTCTCCGACCCTGAACGCGGCAATAACCTGGATGCCCTTTTCAGACCCCTGGAATTCCTCCTCCCCTCAAAAGGGAGAAATGTCGGCGACCCTGAGCCTGAACTTCCCGATTTTGGACGGCGGGCAGACCCGATATGAGGTCCTGAACGCGGACAGGCTGGTACAGGCCGCGGAGGAGTGGCTGCGTTCCGTGGAAAACTCCGCGAAAATGGATTTTGCGATCGCCGGCAACGACTGGAACAGGGCGATGGCCCTCGAAAAGGCGAAAAAACGTCAGGTGGAGCGGTCCGACGAAGAAGTACGGATCACTAAGCTGATGTACGGTGAGGGCATGGGAGCGCAGTTGGATCTGATCAATGCCCAGACGGAAAATCAGCGAATCCGAACGGACTATCTGAGCGCGGTGCGGGATATGTATGTGGCTCTCGTCAACCTCAGAAAGGTTGCGGGAGATTACGCTCCCGACGAGGAGGGCGCCTGGAAAGATGCCGTGATTCGCTATGGCAGGGGCAGAAATGTGTCAGACGAAAATGTTTTGGGCGGAACGAACGAAAAACGAACAGGTCGGGCAGGGGAAGCAAAAAACAAAAATCGATGA